The following coding sequences lie in one Palaemon carinicauda isolate YSFRI2023 chromosome 7, ASM3689809v2, whole genome shotgun sequence genomic window:
- the LOC137643926 gene encoding uncharacterized protein, producing MQPYVMLLLQGLFVLFVLDYCNAQVGLRTAPLTAPRARDNSNSSSLGLFSKWTGLDFRHKSNQSSNIESSLAAIFRGVAYGISTSTPPSTTTSTTTPKPTSSHRVPLDLSGRNDDFKNPFLFSPAFEQDLHHKAVTDQRGVSSVIDHPIQTPYIESPNGGDLGNFDDRILDIEEIEDVEVVRADVGVGLSKVEWIRSLGTAWIVHVYCAAGLYSLLAMLALLWLARIHVSTHLLPRGYYITLYLLMFLASFLRCVHLFHDPYGAERRLPEVLSIVVEELGWPCLTAGLAVVVLALVRAWRCPRLLPQKPLAPLALALLTAAHLLTSVAAHLTAALLPEHAPPLRAAARAVTAAWGGAVGIGGFLAVWRVGRAVGRHPGLLMVRLSRAPVEGSVPARHPRITLFRGSQLTVVASFGQTVLAGLHMYALVGPHYLFDIPPAYPWYWLAYQSTCRILEIIMWLLLGITAALTVGTASGKRQSQKGEIKLLSVLSCKHCGSCTSIPAQDKTEEVFPAVCQTNQAVRNFTLQSCGKGVYQEALTQQPLTRRANTIKPTHKRPSIRKSATLHSATSDIQLLWNQGHPHNAVSSDASSRPSSMLFNDAGFVRFRMQVDPRQCVDEVLKKSLQNLDTLGEPEEATLLKKHPVDDPPTYDQSFYDNGTTKDSIKTPSKMKISPQFDNHYDNAQFDQLLSNPNNSDIYFDGSHCRSEVASVTDCSSTDALSPVPAADNEWSKYASTCSSISAANSFDVRMYDDYEVSSYYNSPSPAPSNLYASLHRTAPRTRYVSHWTAYGEREPAVHSYEARQAVEQLTALLAPHTSSASSQSDLHIDYLTDGSHGRHNRESDSDLCSSGSHQPYQRRDRDEKRSSPKSRCPPQLPPRHLNLHDVTPDSAVVLDYTGHTDEASGDDVDSTIPLQYPPHPRPGLLTKIVKNNFSLGNGGYSPLGSEDAFHHQFTNPYPQNVLLKQAQHQALQQRHWKDDKSERVRPCGHRPRRGLKDDLKSISPTKPSVHPVSQHTDDNQSQKRKFSLTPTSTTPNQEIPEKLPSPVVDGTTQTDNQAEPSLSPASSRPESSIASHSDLPSECVDSEDDTHCEENKEHSDDEATPEVSPVNAWPPSNCVHAAV from the coding sequence ATGCAACCATACGTCATGCTTCTTCTTCAAGGGCTTTTTGTCCTTTTTGTGCTTGACTATTGCAACGCGCAAGTGGGATTACGTACCGCTCCCCTCACAGCACCAAGAGCTAGAgataacagcaacagcagcagccttGGGCTCTTTTCAAAATGGACTGGTTTGGATTTTCGCCATAAGAGTAATCAGTCCAGTAATATTGAAAGTTCTTTAGCAGCTATATTTCGAGGAGTTGCTTATGGTATATCAACCTCAACGCCTCCGTCTACAACTACATCTACCACCACCCCAAAGCCAACCAGTAGTCACAGGGTCCCTCTGGATCTCTCTGGAAGAAATGATGACTTCAAGAATCCCTTTTTATTTTCGCCAGCTTTTGAGCAAGATTTGCACCATAAAGCAGTGACTGACCAACGTGGTGTTAGCAGTGTCATAGATCATCCAATCCAAACCCCATACATTGAATCTCCTAACGGTGGGGACCTAGGAAACTTTGATGATCGTATACTAGATATTGAAGAAATTGAAGATGTTGAAGTTGTACGAGCAGATGTTGGGGTTGGTTTAAGCAAAGTTGAATGGATAAGGTCTTTAGGAACAGCATGGATTGTGCATGTCTATTGTGCAGCGGGGTTATACAGTTTGCTAGCCATGTTAGCATTACTTTGGTTGGCAAGAATACATGTATCAACCCATCTTTTGCCAAGAGGTTATTATATAACACTGTATCTTTTAATGTTCCTGGCTTCTTTTCTACGATGTGTTCATCTTTTTCATGACCCATATGGTGCTGAACGTAGATTACCTGAAGTACTTTCAATAGTTGTTGAAGAATTAGGATGGCCATGTTTAACTGCAGGATTGGCAGTTGTGGTGCTAGCCCTTGTTCGGGCATGGAGATGCCCAAGATTACTGCCTCAGAAACCTCTCGCTCCATTGGCTTTAGCATTACTGACAGCAGCACATTTGCTGACTTCTGTTGCTGCTCATCTGACGGCAGCATTGTTACCTGAGCATGCTCCACCACTGAGGGCAGCAGCTCGAGCTGTAACAGCAGCATGGGGCGGAGCTGTTGGTATAGGAGGATTTCTAGCAGTATGGCGTGTAGGAAGAGCAGTTGGACGCCATCCAGGTTTACTAATGGTAAGATTGAGCAGAGCCCCGGTTGAAGGATCAGTGCCTGCTCGTCACCCAAGGATAACCCTCTTCCGGGGTTCTCAATTGACTGTAGTTGCTTCTTTTGGTCAAACTGTTCTTGCTGGCCTTCACATGTATGCCCTTGTAGGGCCCCATTACTTGTTTGACATACCTCCAGCTTACCCTTGGTACTGGCTAGCATATCAAAGTACATGTCGCATTTTGGAAATTATTATGTGGCTCCTTCTTGGCATAACAGCTGCACTTACAGTTGGTACAGCCTCAGGTAAAAGGCAAAGTCAAAAAGGAGAAATTAAACTTTTGTCAGTACTTTCCTGCAAGCACTGCGGAAGCTGTACCAGCATACCAGCACAGGATAAAACTGAGGAAGTATTTCCTGCAGTATGTCAAACTAATCAAGCCGTACGAAACTTTACTCTTCAGTCTTGTGGAAAAGGGGTGTATCAAGAGGCCCTCACTCAACAACCTCTCACTCGCCGAGCAAATACTATCAAGCCTACTCATAAAAGACCCTCAATTCGCAAGTCAGCAACTCTTCATTCTGCAACTTCAGATATTCAGTTGTTATGGAACCAAGGACATCCTCATAATGCTGTGTCATCAGATGcctcttcaagaccttcatcaatgctatTTAATGATGCGGGTTTTGTTAGATTTAGGATGCAAGTTGATCCTCGACAGTGTGTAGATGAAGTTCTTAAGAAATCTTTACAAAATTTAGATACACTAGGCGAGCCAGAAGAGGCCACGTTGTTAAAGAAACATCCTGTAGATGATCCTCCTACTTATGACCAGAGCTTTTATGATAATGGTACTACAAAGGATAGTATAAAGACGCCATCAAAAATGAAAATTTCCCCCCAGTTTGATAATCATTATGATAATGCACAATTTGACCAATTATTGAGCAATCCCAATAATTCTGATATCTATTTTGATGGTAGCCATTGCAGAAGTGAAGTAGCCAGCGTGACAGACTGTAGTTCGACAGATGCACTATCTCCTGTGCCTGCAGCAGATAATGAATGGTCAAAATATGCAAGTACATGTTCTTCAATTAGTGCAGCAAATAGTTTTGATGTCCGCATGTATGATGATTATGAAGTATCTTCCTATTATAATTCACCGTCCCCTGCCCCATCCAATTTGTATGCATCGTTACATCGAACTGCCCCGCGTACCCGCTATGTCAGTCACTGGACAGCTTATGGAGAACGTGAACCTGCAGTACATAGCTATGAAGCAAGGCAAGCAGTAGAACAGCTAACTGCTCTACTAGCACCTCACACCTCTTCAGCCTCTTCTCAATCTGATCTCCATATAGATTATTTGACTGATGGCTCTCATGGGAGACATAACAGAGAGTCAGATTCTGATCTATGCTCCTCAGGAAGTCATCAGCCTTATCAAAGACGTGATCGAGATGAAAAGCGTTCATCACCTAAAAGCCGATGTCCCCCTCAGCTTCCTCCTCGTCATTTAAACCTTCATGATGTCACTCCAGATTCAGCTGTTGTTCTAGACTATACTGGCCATACAGATGAAGCTTCTGGAGATGATGTAGACTCAACCATTCCTCTGCAATATCCTCCACACCCCCGACCTGGTCTTTTGACTAAAATTGTCAAAAATAACTTCTCTCTAGGAAATGGGGGATATTCACCTCTTGGTAGTGAAGATGCTTTTCATCATCAATTTACTAATCCGTATCCTCAAAACGTATTATTGAAACAAGCACAGCATCAAGCATTACAACAAAGGCATTGGAAAGATGACAAAAGTGAAAGAGTCCGCCCATGTGGCCACCGTCCTCGAAGGGGCCTAAAAGATGACCTGAAATCCATTAGTCCTACAAAACCTTCAGTTCATCCAGTATCCCAACATACAGATGATAACCAGAGTCAAAAGAGGAAGTTTTCCCTAACCCCAACATCCACTACACCAAATCAAGAAATTCCAGAAAAACTTCCTAGCCCAGTAGTTGATGGTACAACCCAGACTGATAATCAAGCAGAACCATCTCTTTCTCCAGCTTCTTCTCGCCCTGAATCTTCTATAGCATCCCATTCTGATCTACCTTCAGAATGTGTTGATTCTGAAGATGATACACACTGTGAAGAGAACAAGGAGCATAGTGATGACGAAGCAACCCCTGAAGTCTCTCCTGTAAATGCATGGCCACCCTCTAACTGCGTCCATGCTGCTGTCTGA